AGCCGAGAAAACCGCGAGCTGCGACCATCTGTCATTGCCCCGCACCGCCTGGGTGGGCGAAAATGCCTGCCTTTTTCGTGTTCAGCCCCCGCAGGAGATTCAGCGATGCCCAGCCGTCGTGAGCGTGCCAATGCCATTCGTGCCCTCAGCATGGATGCCGTGCAGAAAGCCAACAGCGGCCACCCCGGTGCCCCGATGGGCATGGCGGATATCGCCGAAGTGCTGTGGCGTGACTACCTCAAGCACAACCCGAGCAACCCCGAGTTCGCCGACCGCGACCGCTTCGTGCTGTCCAACGGCCATGGCTCGATGCTGATCTATTCGCTGCTGCACCTGACCGGCTATGACCTGGGCATCGAAGACCTCAAGCAGTTCCGCCAGATGGGCAGCCGCACCCCGGGTCACCCGGAGTACGGCTACACCCCGGGCGTCGAGACCACCACCGGCCCGCTCGGCCAGGGCCTGGCCAATGCCGTGGGCTTCGCCATCGCCGAGAAGGTCCTGGCGGCGCAGTTCAACCGCGAAGGCCACAGCGTCGTCGACCACAACACCTACGTGTTCCTCGGCGACGGCTGCATGATGGAGGGCATCAGCCACGAGGTCTGTTCGTTGGCCGGCACCCTGGGCCTGGGCAAGCTGATCGCCTTCTATGACGACAACGGCATCTCCATCGACGGCGAAGTCGAGGGCTGGTTCACCGACGACACGCCGAACCGCTTCGAGGCCTACGGCTGGCAGGTGATTCGCAACGTCGACGGCCACGATGCCGAAGAAATCAAGATCGCCATCGACACCGCGCGCAAGAGCGCGCAGCCGACCCTGATCTGCTGCAAGACCACCATCGGCTTCGGCTCGCCGAACAAGCAGGGCAAGGAAGACTGCCACGGCGCGCCGCTGGGCGTCGACGAGATCGCCCTGACCCGCGCCGCCCTCGGCTGGGAGCATGGTCCGTTCGAGATTCCCGCAGAGATCTACGCCGAGTGGGACGCCAAGCAGGCCGGCGCCGCCGTCGAGGCCGAGTGGGACGAGCGTTTCGCCGCCTACGCCGCCGCCTACCCGGAGCTGGCGGCCGAATTCCAGCGACGCGTCAAGGGCGAGCTGCCGGCCGATTTCGCCGAGAAGGCCGCCGCTTATATCCAGGACGTGGCGGCCAAGGGCGAGACCATCGCCAGCCGCAAGGCCAGCCAGAACGCGCTGAATGCCTTCGGCCCGCTGCTGCCGGAGTTCCTCGGCGGCTCCGCCGACCTGGCCGGTTCCAACCTGACCCTGTGGAAGGGCTGTCAGGGTGTCTCGGCGGCGGACGCGTCGGGCAACTACATGTTCTACGGTGTGCGCGAGTTCGGCATGAGCGCGATCATGAACGGTATCGCCCTGCATGGCGGCTTCATCCCCTACGGCGCCACCTTCCTGGTGTTCATGGAGTACGCCTGCAACGCCGTGCGCATGTCGGCGCTGATGAAGAAGCGTGTGCTGTTCGTCTACACCCACGACTCTATCGGTCTGGGCGAAGACGGCCCGACCCACCAGCCGATCGAGCAGCTGGCCAGCCTGCGCTGCACGCCGAACCTCGACACCTGGCGTCCGGCCGACGCGGTGGAGTCGGCGGTGGCCTGGAAGTGCGCGATCGAGCGCAATGACGGCCCCAGCGCGCTGATCTTCAGCCGCCAGAACCTGCCGCACCAGAACCGCGATGCCGCCCAGCTGGGCGACATCGCCCGTGGCGGCTACGTGCTCAAGGACTGCGCCGGCGAGCCGGAACTGATCCTCATCGCCACCGGCTCGGAAGTCGGCCTGGCGGTGCAGGCCTTCGAGGCGCTCAGCGAGCAGGGCCGCAAGGTGCGCGTGGTGTCGATGCCCTCGACCTCGGTATTCGATCAGCAGGACGCCGGCTACAAGCAGGCCGTGCTGCCGCTGCAGGTCGGTGCGCGGATCGCCATCGAGGCCGCCCATAGCGACTTCTGGTACAAGTACGTCGGCCTCGAAGGTCGCGTCATCGGCATGACCACCTTCGGCGAATCGGCGCCGGCGGCGGCGCTGTTCGAACACTTCGGCTTCACCCTGGAAAACGTCCTGGAAACCGCGGCCGAACTGCTGGAAGGCTGATCAGCAGGTAGGATGGGCCGGGCTGCGTGCGGCGCGGCTCATCCTACGGTCGTTTATCCATCGAGATCGCCATGCCCAATCGTCCCTACAGAGTTGCCCTCAACGGCTACGGCCGCATCGGTCGCTGCGTGCTGCGCGCGCTGCACGAGCGCGGCGCTGGCGCGCGGCTGGAGATCGTCGCCCTCAATGACCTGGCCGATCAGGCCAGTCTCGAGTACCTGACCCGTTTCGACTCGACCCATGGCCGCTTCCCCGGCGAGGTGCGGGTCGAGGGCGATTGCCTGCATATCAATGGCGACTGCGTGCGGGTGCTGCGCGAGGAAGAGCCGGAAGGCATCGACTGGGCGGCGCTGGATATCGACCTGCTGCTGGAGTGCTCGGGGCAGTACACCACCCGCGCCGATGCCGAGCGTTTCCTCAAGGCCGGTGCGCCGCGGGTGCTGTTCTCCCAGCCGATGGCCGGCGAGGCGGATATCGATGCGACCATCGTCTTCGGGGTCAATCAGCAACGCCTGAGCGGCGCCGAGCGCCTGGTGTCCAACGCCAGTTGCACCACCAACTGCGGGGTGCCGCTGCTCAAGCTGCTCAACGACGCCGTGGGCCTGGAGTACGTCTCCATCACCACCATCCACTCGGCGATGAACGACCAGCCGGTGATCGACGCCTACCACCACGAAGACCTGCGCCGCACGCGCTCGGCCTTCCAGTCGGTGATCCCGGTGTCCACCGGCCTGGCCAAGGGCATCGAGCGTCTGCTGCCGGAACTGACCGGACGCATCCAGGCCAAGGCCATCCGGGTGCCGACGGTCAACGTCTCCTGCCTGGACATCACCCTGCAGACCGCCCGCGACACCTCGGCCGCCGAGATCAACCGGGTGCTGCGCGAGGCCGCCGAAGCCGGGCCGCTCAAGGGCCTGATCGCCTACACCGAACTGCCCCATGCCAGCTGCGACTTCAACCACGACCCCCATTCGGCGGTGGTCGATGGCAGCCAGACGCGGGTCTCCGGCCCGCGCCTGGTCAACCTGCTGGCCTGGTTCGACAACGAGTGGGGTTTCGCCAACCGCATGCTCGATGTCGCCCAGCATTTCCTCGAAGTCTCCACTGCCACCGTTCAACCAGCCCCCGTGAAGGACTGATTCCATGACCGTTTTGAAGATGACCGACCTCGACCTCCAGGGTAAGCGCGTGCTGATCCGCGAAGACCTCAACGTGCCGGTGAAGGACGGCGTGGTGAAGAGCGATGCGCGCATCCTCGCCGCCCTGCCGACCATCAAGCTGGCGCTGGAGAAGGGCGCGGCGGTGATGGTCTGCTCGCACCTGGGCCGCCCCAGCGAGGGTGAGTTCTCCCAGGAGAACAGCCTCAAGCCGGTCGCCGACTACCTGTCCAAGGCCCTGGGC
The genomic region above belongs to Pseudomonas benzenivorans and contains:
- the tkt gene encoding transketolase — its product is MPSRRERANAIRALSMDAVQKANSGHPGAPMGMADIAEVLWRDYLKHNPSNPEFADRDRFVLSNGHGSMLIYSLLHLTGYDLGIEDLKQFRQMGSRTPGHPEYGYTPGVETTTGPLGQGLANAVGFAIAEKVLAAQFNREGHSVVDHNTYVFLGDGCMMEGISHEVCSLAGTLGLGKLIAFYDDNGISIDGEVEGWFTDDTPNRFEAYGWQVIRNVDGHDAEEIKIAIDTARKSAQPTLICCKTTIGFGSPNKQGKEDCHGAPLGVDEIALTRAALGWEHGPFEIPAEIYAEWDAKQAGAAVEAEWDERFAAYAAAYPELAAEFQRRVKGELPADFAEKAAAYIQDVAAKGETIASRKASQNALNAFGPLLPEFLGGSADLAGSNLTLWKGCQGVSAADASGNYMFYGVREFGMSAIMNGIALHGGFIPYGATFLVFMEYACNAVRMSALMKKRVLFVYTHDSIGLGEDGPTHQPIEQLASLRCTPNLDTWRPADAVESAVAWKCAIERNDGPSALIFSRQNLPHQNRDAAQLGDIARGGYVLKDCAGEPELILIATGSEVGLAVQAFEALSEQGRKVRVVSMPSTSVFDQQDAGYKQAVLPLQVGARIAIEAAHSDFWYKYVGLEGRVIGMTTFGESAPAAALFEHFGFTLENVLETAAELLEG
- the epd gene encoding erythrose-4-phosphate dehydrogenase — protein: MPNRPYRVALNGYGRIGRCVLRALHERGAGARLEIVALNDLADQASLEYLTRFDSTHGRFPGEVRVEGDCLHINGDCVRVLREEEPEGIDWAALDIDLLLECSGQYTTRADAERFLKAGAPRVLFSQPMAGEADIDATIVFGVNQQRLSGAERLVSNASCTTNCGVPLLKLLNDAVGLEYVSITTIHSAMNDQPVIDAYHHEDLRRTRSAFQSVIPVSTGLAKGIERLLPELTGRIQAKAIRVPTVNVSCLDITLQTARDTSAAEINRVLREAAEAGPLKGLIAYTELPHASCDFNHDPHSAVVDGSQTRVSGPRLVNLLAWFDNEWGFANRMLDVAQHFLEVSTATVQPAPVKD